One Pygocentrus nattereri isolate fPygNat1 chromosome 12, fPygNat1.pri, whole genome shotgun sequence DNA window includes the following coding sequences:
- the sp6 gene encoding transcription factor Sp6 — protein sequence MAHPYEPWLRAAPPGGPEEVGMSGWWDLHGGAAGGWVDLQGASGLGGGGMGQGGSMGLQPSVSSYNPEAQMCCLPPSPHPSPLYPPDGFKMEPLAPDMLHPPGVSASFSLEEPQEGAGGSGSSRPKPPRRSGSRAPGQTACRCPNCLSAESLGTASAGNDDDKRKHLHNCHIPGCGKAYVKTSHLKAHLRWHSGDRPFVCNWLFCGKRFTRSDELQRHLQTHTGAKRFGCSVCPRVFMRSDHLAKHMRVHESPCQPAEEQGGGDNNSPASGIDGTAAGAGGAPVLRLKSEADAGGDETVAHSS from the coding sequence ATGGCCCACCCGTACGAGCCGTGGCTGAGAGCAGCACCCCCTGGAGGCCCAGAGGAAGTGGGCATGTCCGGATGGTGGGACCTGCACGGGGGAGCTGCAGGAGGATGGGTGGACCTGCAGGGGGCATCAGGTCTCGGGGGTGGGGGGATGGGTCAGGGGGGCTCGATGGGTCTGCAGCCTTCTGTCAGCTCCTACAACCCCGAGGCCCAGATGTGCTGCCTGCCACCGTCCCCCCACCCGTCCCCGCTGTACCCACCCGACGGCTTCAAAATGGAGCCGCTCGCACCGGACATGTTGCACCCACCCGGAGTCTCTGCGTCATTCTCCCTGGAGGAACCACAAGAGGGCGCGGGCGGCTCTGGTTCCAGCCGGCCCAAACCCCCCCGGCGGTCCGGCAGCAGAGCTCCGGGTCAGACCGCCTGCCGCTGCCCAAACTGCCTCAGCGCGGAGTCTCTGGGAACGGCATCTGCAGGCAACGATGACGACAAGCGCAAGCACCTGCACAACTGCCACATCCCAGGCTGCGGGAAAGCCTACGTGAAGACATCCCACCTGAAGGCGCACCTGCGCTGGCACAGCGGCGATCGCCCCTTCGTTTGCAACTGGCTGTTCTGCGGGAAGCGATTCACGCGCTCCGACGAGCTGCAGCGGCACCTACAGACGCACACCGGGGCCAAGCGCTTCGGCTGCAGCGTCTGCCCACGTGTCTTCATGCGCTCCGACCACCTGGCCAAGCACATGCGGGTGCACGAGTCACCGTGCCAACCGGCCGAGGAGCAGGGGGGCGGGGACAACAACTCACCTGCATCCGGCATCGACGGGACGGCGGCCGGCGCAGGCGGAGCGCCCGTGCTGCGTCTGAAGAGCGAGGCCGATGCCGGGGGAGATGAGACTGTGGCGCACAGCAGCTAA